A window of Hordeum vulgare subsp. vulgare chromosome 5H, MorexV3_pseudomolecules_assembly, whole genome shotgun sequence genomic DNA:
tccttcttttcatttctcctcttctcctcttcttggagctaaattagctaactatgtctttttggagctaaatgggctaattatgtcattatagaggaaaacaagctaagtatataatattaatgagctaaccaaggttcttatgccattttgagcttataatgtcttttaggagctaaattggctaattatgtcattgttggggaaattaaggcaaggagaatatgaaagaggagaagaaagaggaagacgaggagaagaagaagaaataaagaagaaggagaaggaggaggaggaggaggagaaggactagaaggtccttggccttctccttctcctcctcctcctcctcctcctccttcttctcttcttctcttcttcttcttcttcttcttcttccttttcatttttcctatttcttatcctcttctcctcttcttggagctaaattagctaactatgtctttttggagctaaatgggctaattatcccatttagaggaaaacaagctaagtatataatattaatgagctaaccaaggttcttatgccattttaaggttattatggcattttggagctaaatgggctaattatgtcattgttggggaaattaaggcaaggataatatgaaagaggagaagaaataggaggaggaggagaagaagaagaaataaagaagaaggaggataaggaggaggaggaggagaaggactagaaggtccttggccttctcctccttctcctcctcctcctcctcctccttcttctcttcttcttcttcttctttcttttcatttttcctatttcttctcctcttctcctattcttggagctaaatgagctaactatgtctttttggagctaaataggctaattatcccattttagaggaatacaagctaagtatataatattaatgagctaaccaaggtttttatgccattttgaggttattatggcattttggagctaaattggctaattatgtcattgttggggaaattaaggcaaggagaatatgaaagaggagaagaaagaggaggaggaggagaaggactagaaggtccttggccttctcctccttctcctcctcctcctcctcctcctcctcttcttcttcttctttcttttcatttttcctatttcttctcctcttctgctcttcttggagctaaattagctaactatgtctttttggagctaatgggctaattatcccattttagaggaaaacaagctaagtatataatattgatgagctaaccgaggttcttatgccattttgagcttattatggcattttggagctaaatgggctaattatgtcattgttggggaaattaaggcaaggagaatatgaaagaggagaagaaagaggaggaggagaagaagaagaagaaataaagaagaatgaggagaaggaggaggaggaggagaaggactagaaggtccttggccttctcctcctacttcttatcttcttcttcttctttattttcatttttcctatttcttctcctcttctcctcttcttggagctaaattagctaactatgtctttttggagctaaatgggctaattatgtcattgttggggaattaaggcaaggagaatatgaaagaggagaacagaaacttaccgtagtggtcatcaaggaggagaaacacatgtagaagggtcgtgcgatgccgctcgggagttattctgcagaatagatattttgcaatgtctcagttagcatgatgacactcaattattaatactagtttataatgaaactcaccgtgccaatcgaagagaagacgggcatcggcggagggacttgaccgctcttctcacacagaccctgaagagtgggtcgtattagttagtaatcaaacagacattacacacatgatttggctaatgtgaaaaaaaacttaccacaaaaagctcgtacaaggcccgttgacccgcctcattccgagacctctcctcctcaatcaatcgtgctgtggtctggtccctctcatcaagagcagcctcacttgccaatctctctttctcaagagcagcctcaagagcagcctggcttgccaatctctctttctcaagagcagcctggtttgccaatctctctttctgaagagcagcctgaaacaccattcctcgttaccacagtaatgatctatggtgacacacataatgaaatggatgaaagtgttcttagtacatacaactaacctcaatggcaagatcgattggccgtggacgacgcattatctcaggacagctgctcgactggcgcgccttgatctccgggagagtgagtggacaacgtattatcccatctccaatggctatcgagccatggggcctcccgccaccagatatcatcaccagctctggatccaaaggttcctggctagggttaaattcatcccctttcgtagccttccccgcgtccctgtatgccacgagcttctggtgggatgatatgttggtgaagttattgggatcatcgaggtcagactcagagaatgccttcgccttcttgtacgaggcagtatgggccatgccataaaggtcgtacaagtgtggcatctccgtcttattgtgatgcgcctaaaagagatgaacaaaatattagcatgaagaatgaattgcatgaatcaggaagcaaatcacatacccagtttcgtctgaactgaagtaagttggcgctgccttgatggtgtggcacaccaaccatttggctacgccgatccttcgcattctcgtggacggctcgccagctgcctgtgcaccactcatcaaccaacgcttcccaacaatccatcttatccgcacaccatctcgggggcacctgtaagttattagaaataattttgagcactacgcctatgaatgaaatcaagaaaactacgtagaaggacttaagaataggtaattaccttcatgtattgctccttcttcagaaactttccgcggcaatccttcttctgcttcttaataccacgcgtggcgtagtactctcgaatagcctgcggccgagcctcgtggcgtaagttctgtagtaaccgcctacactcggcctcgagaaccctggccgcctcctcctcatatccatcctcacacctatagaaggtctgcaatcaaacgtgaaaacaccgattagtacaataattagctatattgttaattttagattctgtaaaaggataatttacccaaaagctcttgatcaccatctcggcccttgtgtggcacaagacaccatctataatctcctccggcggggcctgcgcaacctggtagtgctcccaggaaaatcctactgtaggaacctgaccctcaccaggcaacgtgacaaaccccgggaaatttgtccggtaaagcacaccaaggacggagttcggcctgcggactccaagagggtgtacccatcccctgcagtatgataaggtcaatgcattagatatttgaacaaacttgaaggcaaaagctaaaaaaagagtaaatgtacttacctatctccttcaggtttaataaccggcctctgctcgcgggtaaccgacacgaccgggagacgtgtactaccacgcttgtacacgatgGACCCTTCCACCTGCACATctccctcgctatccgtaagctcatccccgccatccccgccccctgagccacccggaccctcggtccaatccggcaactcggtccgatccggccaggtctcccatccgggcctctccacgtcgggtgaagcgtccggtaaataagacacatcctttctcacatgcatctatcttctcatagggcatcttaagtacatgaagtattttgtccgactggtacaggtttgcaggcatgacatggcctttgggtaggaagcgtccaaatagtgtcatcatcgcgtcgtagcattctcttcccaagttgaactgagccttcagagccattacttgtgcaattgcatccagctgacagagctcagtgtgctcatggagaggacgttttgaagactccaacatttcataaaaggcctttgcagattcctccatctcatcttccgaatcccgagcatcatcaaagtcttgcaccatgtcttcgatcccggtaccatgctcgtccgtgcgacgacggaccacctcagctcttgtgcgttgtatagactcaccatgaaatgtccacaccgtataattaggcttaaaacccctcctctacaggtgtttaatcattacagcctctgtcgtctttttatagttgtcgcatccaggacaggggcaatagtttctttcctggccatttgcgaatgcggctttcacaaattcctttgtttttacaaaccattctttcgtcatctctttctgactagggtgaccggtatacatccacgcacgatcactcatcttgcctagctactaaagacagaagaaatatatttatatataatttagcatttatattcatcggttaatcaggttcgccatttttattacgtccaggcaacctacacactaataggtaaagataggtcctaatcccacccgagtatgtgtagattgggttcgttttcccatgctctgctccggatccaacgcaaaatttcggcagcacctccccgctgttctcctgatacacgtctccgcaataaacagagaggatgtgcatccggagaacaacagggaggcactgacgaaattccgcatcggatccagagcacagcatacgggaaaacgaacccaatctacacatactcgggctgtccatggataatgttggacaattcgaaaggatggcggttataaatatgcaaagacatgcatatttatagatgtcgccctttcgaacgggagacgcatactggtcaggcatactgataaattaatttaattacctaaatctataaAGTttaatccggaaaccgagccacagtaaatgaaggggcgggaggagatgaaatttgtactggcccacgaatgcaggggcggagctcgtacaacgcacgggcaggtcttcgcacagcagacctcacagcgacgagacaactataacatgtaaatccacccgatcaacacaaatattctaattatgtcattttagaggaaaacaagttaagaatataatattcatgagctaaccaaggtttttatgccattttgtagctaaatgggctaattatctcattgttggggaaaataaggtaaggagaataagatagaggagaagaaagaggaggaggagaagaagaagaagaaatcaagaaggagaaggaggaggaggagaaggaggaggagaagaaggaggaggagaaggtattcttcttctcttcttctcttcttcttctcttcttctcttcttcttcttcttattatttttgtcttctcttcttcttcttcttcttcttcttcttcttctcctcctcctcctcttctcctcttctcctcctcctcctcttcttcttcttcctattctttctattaagctaactaactaactaactaacctaactaaccaagctaactaaacctatcgctaaacctagatagcactaaacaacaacaaaataacaaaaaacgaatctaccactaagtaactaaaaagaatctagctaccactaattaacaaaacaaaatctaccactaaactacctactaaatctactagttaactaactaaatctaccaactaactaaattaccactaaaactactaattaactaacctaccaactaaactatatatgccactaaatctgttaattagcaaaaaaagaaaaaaaggactcaccggagggggcgtccggggaggaggagggcgcgtcgatggaggagagggcggtggtggcggagggggtggtgatggagaaggggcgagctccgacggcggtggtggaggaggaggtcccggggaggaggaggggcgtggtggaggagggggcgtagggaggccggaggagggcgcagggaggccaaaggaggagggggcggcggcgcagggaggtcggaggccggaggaggagggggcggcagggaggccggaggaggaggggcggcggcgcagggaagccggaggccggaggaggagggggcgcaggaaggctggaggaggagggggcgcagggaggccggaggaggaggggtggcggcgcaaggaggccggaggaggagggggcgcagggaggccggaggaggaggggcggcagcgcagggaggccggaggagggcgcggcggcggtggtggtgtcagggggtgagagagagggtgtggggtggccgttaggggtgagagagaggcgcgtggggtggGGCTAACGTCCGTTAGGGTgcaccctctttgtcgtccgcctcccgatggcacagaggagaaaagtggacggcaaagagagaggtcgttaggggggagagaggggtgcgGGTGGGCCAGCCGAGCGCTTTGCCGTATGCCTAAGTGATGTTTGCCGTGAGcccagctctttgtcgtctgcctgagtggtgtttgccgtgagccagctgacggcaaagagctggctgatggcaaagagggtctttgccatcagccttctctttgccgtctggtttctggtagctgatggcaaagagggtctttgccatcagccagcagacggcaaagaagctgcagatggcaaaatctctgattccagtagtgagagtgtctcggtcatgtctgcatagttctcgaacctgcagggtcagcacacttaaggttcgatgacgtttcggtgtagttgagttataggtgttggtgaccgaaggttgttcggagtctcggatgaaatCCTGGATGTCactaggagctccagaatggtccggaggtaagatatataggaagtcctgttttggtcaccgaaaaggtttcgtgctcatcggtagtgtaccgggagtgccgggagggtgtcggGGGACCACGGGAGGGGTGTGGCGATCCAAGATTCTTGTGGGCTAtgagaagaggtggaccagcccctggtgggctgtccAAAGCCTATCTCAAAGGCCCATGCagctaggagaagagataaaaggttAAAGGATTtctaaaaggaagggaaggaggagtcctcccaaagtagtccaccttcccacaaggaaggtggactcttcctttggttcggccgacccctctcCTTAGAGGAGGGGCAAGGAAGCCTCctatcctctcctcctatatatacaagaGGTTTTGagcatttttgagacacaataatcAGCCATGTGTTgtcctctctctagatctgtttctcctctagtctagttttcagcggtgcttaggcgaagccctactggactagctccaccaccatcgccgtcacgccgccgcgctgcaggagaactcatctacctctccgccccctcttgctggatcaacaaggcgaaGATCACCgttgagctatacgtgtgttgaacgcggaggtgatgtACGTTCAGCGCTAGATGGTGACGGATCgtaggacggcggcgatttggatcgcgaagacgttccactacatcaaccgcgtttctaaacgcttcccgcttagcgatctacaagggtatgtggatccgatctccctctcgtagatgatcatcaccgtgataggtcttcgtgtgcgtaggaatttttttgtttcccatgcaaggtTCTCCAACAatatcatgggctttgttaacaTAGTTGGATCATAAGATGTTATTTCCTTGCTATCTTTATGTGATGAATCGAATCTTTCCCGTAGAGATTTTGTTATGTCGAATTGAATAttagatttgagatcacttgatgtatgtcttgcatgtgaatACCCGTTGTGACAATAggttgttctattgattcacttgatatatgtttcggtactcaacttgcggattctcgtggtgataatggggtaatctatgcagagTAGTTGacacacgttcttgtcctactttctccaatagaaatcttggggtactctttgaagttctttgtgttggattgaatatgacgaatctgaaattgtttgatgcatgttgaataattaaccaacagatacttgaggtgacattggagtatctaggtgacattagggttgattgatatgtatcttagGTGTTAttatagtatgaactctagggatgtttgtgacacttataggaataactcaaaagattgatcggaaagaataactttgaggtggttcgctgCCTACAACAACTTATATTTATGTTCTCTGATAATAGGAACTTTGGATGATTCTTTATTGCACActcagggatgatcatatgattctactatgtcagcattgttgagagattgcactagtgaaagtatgaaccctaggccttgtttctaagtaTTTCTATaacattttgctcgttgtttactacttATTACcttactgtttttatttattcagattataaaaacctatatctactatccatactacaattGTATAGTTGTATCTCCATctattcgctgaactagtgcacctatataattttccattgtatttggtctgttgggacacaagagatttcttgtatttgattgtagggttgtttgagagagactacgttcatcctacacctcccacggattgataaatctcaggtcatccacttgagggaaatttgttgttgtcctacaaaactttgcacTTGAATGCCCAATaacatctacaagaataaagttgcatagtagacatcatagATCAGGGCCTCCTCCCGAGCCATTTATCAGGGCTAGCGTACAAAGTGGATCATCTCGTGCAACTCCCGGGAGCGACACGGGTGAATTCCCGTGCCACCAAAACTTGTCCTCCATGCACATGTGACATCGGCGACGATGAGGCTGCTCGTCTCTCACATGAGGTAGGTTGGTGGCACGAGAGGTACTGGCTTCTCATTGGTGTGGGCCTGCCCATGGTACGCGGGCTTTTGGTGGTGGCATGTATGCAAGGCGACGACAATCTATGGATAAATTCGTACAAGCACGATCAAGCGGAATAAAAAAGTGCAAGATCCCCGGAGTTGTGTACCATCACCTCTGAACCTTGCGAAAGACCCCTATAACAAATGAATATGCAACTAGCTTGACCCAAATAGGATGTCATCTTGAACCAAGACATCATCAGTGCCATATTGCTCAACTTGTGCATCCAACAAGCGTGTACTAGCCTTCGCCATCCGTGGCTTGAGTACCGTCATATGTGCCCCTCCTGGATGAAAGAGAACTAGAATCTTGTTCCGACATCACGGCCAGACAATTGTCTTGGCAAAGCAGGACATTCCTCCAGCAACAATACAACTAAAAAGGACGAAAAACAATAGTATATCATACCAatgagacgaggaagaagaagctctGTCTCCGCAGAACAACCAACCATTCGAGGACTTGCACAACCAATGTCGGTCTACTTCCAGCCATCATAGCCCGCGACCTCAATAAGATCCGGGGATCCCTCAACCCTGTTTGCTCCTAGATGGGGGCAAGAGCCCCGTCTGATCAAGTACGAACCCCAGTGAACGCCGCAACGGCCTCGGCAACGTCTTCCTGAATCCTAACCGTACTATGAATAGAACCGACGCACGGACTAAAGTTTCCCCCTCCCTCCTTTCGCCCGAGCGGCCGATGGAGGGAGAGTGAACCAACGGTGGTGGTGGCAGAACACAAAGGGAAGCCTCGGTCGCTTCCTTTTCGCCTTGCTACGAGGTTTGCTCTTTCCGGGGGTCCGCTTTTATTATTTCTTCTCCTGTTTTTGAACACGGTACTAACGCAAGCGATCATATACACGCGCATACACTCATTCCTATGAACATCCTATCCCTATGAGCATCTTCGAAAGACTGAACCGCTATATCATCTTAAAATTTACGAAGCCACTGTATTTGCAAGTAAAATAACATAACATAACTATGTACAATTCAAAAAAAAGGTAACTAAAGATTCAGTAAATCAGACATGAAGTACAGATGATTTTGCCTCATTCATGAAGTAAAGAGCCTGAGTTGCAGACGGAGATGAGTGCGGCAGTATTGAACCGCCATTAGTTTGCACCTGCAGCGGCGTAAGACCTCAGATGCTGTACAAACTCGTCGATGTACCTATCCTGGAGTTCCTTATCGCCTACGACTGCTTGCATCTTGAGTGCGTTAGCAACAAAGCCCCTCCTTTCTTCTCCCTCAACCATGACGGCCCGGACGGCGCTCGCGACACCATGGCTATCAAACGACCCGTCGTCCTTGTCCCTCGCCACCTGCAACCCTACCTTCTTTGCCTCCATTTGCCGCGCGTTGGGACCTTGGTCGCCGAAGATGGGCAGCATGACTAGCGGGTGCCCGAACAGGAGGCCCTCCATGAGCGAGTTCCGGCCGCAGTGCGTCAGGAACCCGCCGACGGCCGCGTGCGCCAGTATGCTCATCTGGGGAACCCACCCCGTGGCCACGAGCCCGCGGTCGTGGGTGCGTTCCTCGAAGCCGGGAGGGAGAGGGTCGTCATTATCGGCGCCGATGGGCTTCCTGAGAGCCCAGAGGAAGCGCGTCCCGGCGAGCTCCAGGCCGAGGGCCAGCTCGCGCACCTGCTCCTCGCCCAGTGGCACCTCGCTCCCCAGCGCCACGTACACCACCGAGCCGGCCGGCTGCTCGTCCAGCCACTGCACGGTGGCATGGTCTGCTCCGTCGGTGCCGGTGGCACGGCGGCCTCCGTCAGGTAACGGCGGCAGAAGGCCGAGGGGCAACACCGGCTTGCCGAGGAGCGTTGCTAACAGCGGGAAGGACTCGGGCTCCCACTCGACGCAGCTCATGATGGCCGTAAGCGTGCACCTCTTCTCTGTCAAGATGCAGCGTTGGAGGCTGGACATGCCCGACGACGTGCCATGGCCGGTGACAAACTGTGTCATTGCCTTCCGCTCGTAACTGGGCACAGCGCGCCTGGCCGCAGCTGCCCGTTCAAACACAGCGGCGACGGCAGGGTCGGCCTCGGGGTGCTCCAATGGTGGGCGGGGCACGGCGGCGAGCATGGCAGCCGTCGCCAGGAGCGACGCGCATGGCACCTGGCATCAATGCAGCTAGGTTTGAGACATGCATGGGATGGAAtggaaccaacaacaacaagcgaCCGCACAAACAAGCCGTCTTTTCACTTTTGTGGATTGGGTCGAACCTTGTGCTCGAGGGCGGCAGCGGCGGCCCAATGGTGGAAGCAGTCAGCGATGATCCAGTGAGGCCTGGTACCCTCGTCGGCGCACGCGGCGGCCAAGAATTCCTCGAAGGGCGCGGCGAGGCCGTCGAAGGCCTTCCAGTGGAGCTCACGGTCGGCGACGGGGACGTCGTTGGTGGACTCCGCGCCTTCGGGCAGGCCATCGACGCGCGGCAGCGGGAGGGCCACCAGGTCGACGCGCGGCGCCGCTGCGGGGCGCAGCGGCGGGAGGCGGGCGAGGTTGCGCGCCGTGGAGACGTAGGACACAGTGTGGCCCCGCAGCGCCAGGCGCTCGGCGAGCTCCAGGTACGGAAGCAGGTGGCCGAAAGCTAGGTAGGGGCAGATTACGATGCGGAGCGGCGGCGAGGACGAGGACAGGGCGTCCATGGAGAGCTGAAGCTCGGCCTACCGGCGTGGCGACAAGCGGCTGCTGGCTCTTGGTGGTGGTGCTCAGTGCTCACTGTTCAGCTGCTCACAGCGCTGCTAAAAAGCCATCGGTGGTCACTGAGATTTGGCTCGGTGCTCTCCTCCCATGAACACGTGCGCCACCTAAAATGGTGAGACAACCTAGCGGTTGGCACGGTTTGGGTAGCTCCCGAAACATGCCCTACAGAATTGAATTTGACA
This region includes:
- the LOC123452920 gene encoding UDP-glycosyltransferase 91B1-like: MDALSSSSPPLRIVICPYLAFGHLLPYLELAERLALRGHTVSYVSTARNLARLPPLRPAAAPRVDLVALPLPRVDGLPEGAESTNDVPVADRELHWKAFDGLAAPFEEFLAAACADEGTRPHWIIADCFHHWAAAAALEHKVPCASLLATAAMLAAVPRPPLEHPEADPAVAAVFERAAAARRAVPSYERKAMTQFVTGHGTSSGMSSLQRCILTEKRCTLTAIMSCVEWEPESFPLLATLLGKPVLPLGLLPPLPDGGRRATGTDGADHATVQWLDEQPAGSVVYVALGSEVPLGEEQVRELALGLELAGTRFLWALRKPIGADNDDPLPPGFEERTHDRGLVATGWVPQMSILAHAAVGGFLTHCGRNSLMEGLLFGHPLVMLPIFGDQGPNARQMEAKKVGLQVARDKDDGSFDSHGVASAVRAVMVEGEERRGFVANALKMQAVVGDKELQDRYIDEFVQHLRSYAAAGAN